TCTCCGGCCCGCGGAAGCGTCCGTGCGCCGCCTCTTCCAGCCGCCGCCGCAGCGCCGCCGCCAGCTCCGTCGACAGCGGCATCCGGCTCCCCATCCAGCGCGGGATGTAGGCGCCCTTCGCGGGGGCGCGGCGCACCCACGCCTTCATGTCGCGCACGCGCACGAACTCCAGCGGCTTCCCCGAGAAGACGAAGCGGTCCCCGGGCTTCAGCCGCGCGATGAAGCTCTCCTCCACCGTCCCCAGCCGCGCGCCGCGCAGATACTGCACGGTGATGGCGGCGTCGCTCACGATGGTCCCGATCGCCATCCGGTGGCGCTTGGCGACCTGCCGGTTCTCGACCGTGTAGAGGCCTTCGCGCTCGACCACCCGCTGGAACTCGGGATACGCCTGCAGCGCGTCGCCGCCGCGGGTCACGAAGTCCATCACCCAGTCCCACTCGTCGTCCAGCAGCCCGGCGTAGGCGCGGGTGGTGCGCACCTCGGCCAGCAGCTCGTCGCGCCGGAAGCCGCCGCCGATGGCGATGGTCACCACGTGCTGCGCGAGCAGGTCGAGCGGCCGCTCGACCGGGAGACGGCTCTCCACCGCCGCCGCCTCCACCCCGTCGCGCGCGGCGGCCACCTCGATCAGCTCCAGCGAGTGCGTGGGGACGCAGGTGACGCGGCTCTCCACCCCGGGCCGGTGGCCGCTGCGCCCCGCGCGCTGCAGCAGCCGCGCGACGCCCTTGGGGCTCCCCACCTGCAGCACGCGGTCGACGGGGGAGAAGTCGACGCCCAGGTCCAGCGACGACGTGGCGACGACGCAGCGGAGGCGGCCGGAGCGCAGGCCGGCCTCCACGAAGTCGCGCGTCTTCCGGTCCAGCGAGCCGTGGTGGAGGGCGATCTCGCCGGCCCATTCGGGGCGGGCGGCGAGGATCGCCTGGAACCAGATCTCCGTCTGCGAGCGGGTGTTGGTGAAGACGATGGCGCTCTGCGCGGCGTCGAGGACGTCGAGCAGCTGCGGGAGCATCTGCGTCCCCAGATGGCCGGCCCAGGGGAAGCGCTCGATCTCCGGCGGGATGAGGGAATCGACGACCACCGTCTTGGGGACGAAGCCGCGGACGATGCGCGACGCGCCCGTGCGCGGTCCCGCGCCGAGCAGCGTCTCCAGCGCCTCGGGGAGGTTGCCGATGGTGGCCGACAATCCCCACGTGCGCAGATCCGGGCGCCAGTGGCGGAGGCGCGCCAGGTCCAGCTCCGTCTGCACGCCGCGCTTGGTGCCCATCAGCTCGTGCCACTCGTCCACGATCACCGCGCGCAGGTCGGCGAACAGCGATTGGGCATCGGGCTGGGAGAGGAGGAGCGACAGGCTCTCCGGCGTGGTGATGAGCGCGGTGGGCAGGCGCGTGCGCTGGCGCGCGCGGACCCTGGCGGGGGTGTCGCCGGTGCGCGGCTCCAGCGTCCAGGGGATGCGCAGCTCGCGCAGGGGGAGACGGAGCGCCTCTTCGGTGTCGGCGGCGAGCGCGCGGAGCGGGGTGATCCACAGCACGCGCAGCGGCGGCGCGGGGCGGATGTCGGGCCCGCCGGCGCTCTCGCGGACCCACTCCAGCAGCGGCCCCATCCACGCGGCGTACGTCTTCCCCGTGCCCGTGGCGGCGTGGATCAGCCCGCTTTCGCCGGCCAGGTACGCCTCCCACACCTCGCGCTGGAACGCGAACGGCTCCCACCCGCGCCCCGCGAACCACTCCGCCGCCGGCGCGAGCGGATCGGCCGGCGGAGGTGCGGTGCGGCGGGCGGCGGCGGCGGAGCGGGGCACGGGCTGCGTTCCTCGCGGGAGATGATGAGCTTCAGCGCCCGATCCGAATCCACGGTGATCAGGGGGGATGGATGGCGCGTCCACTCTGTCGCGGAGGCAACGATTGGGCCGTTGTCGTCGATCGCGAGAACTGATCAGGAGATTGGGATGATGGTGTGCGTCCAGGCGACGGCGGGGGCGCTGCGCGCCGGGAGCCCTCATCCCCCCGGCCCCCTTCTCCCGACAGCAGGAGAACGGGGAGACCTGACCGAGAGGAGAAGCTTTCGGCGCACTCTGGATGCATCCTGCTCGCTGGGCTGGCCCCCACCCCCGGCCCCACCGCCCGCTCCGCGGGGGAGGGGAGAACTCAGCGCGGGGAAAGCTGCGGAGCGCGCCGCGATACCGGTGTGGGCCACGCATCACAGAGAAAGAGAAGCGTGCGGAAGATTCCGCGCGCCCCGAACGAAGTTACCCCCGCCCGTTATCGGGAGGGGGTACGCGGCCCCAGTCGCAGGGGGAGGGCTCCGCGGGCGCCGCCGAAGCGCGCAGGAGGAAGGAAATCGCTGGAGTTTCCTGAATCCCCCCGCTGTTGTTAGGGAGACGATCAGTCCACGTCGAGGATGCGGACCAGCACGGCGGTGATGTTGTCGCGGCCGCCGCGCTCGTTGGCGCCCACGATGAGCGCCGCGACCATGTCGGCCAGCTCGCCGGGGCGGTCCAGGACGCGGCGGATCATGCGGTCGGTGAGCATCCCCGTGAGGCCGTCGCTGGCCAGCAGCACGATGTCGCCGGGGAGGAGCGTGCCGGCGTAGACGTCCGGCTGGTCCAGCGAGTCCGCGCCCAGCGCGCGGGTCAGCACGTGCGACAGGTGGTGGCGCCGCGCCCCGCGCTCGGTGATGCGGCCGGCCTCGACCTCGCGCTGCACCCAGGTGTGGTCGCGGGTGACCTGCTCCAGCTCGCCGTGGCGCAGCACGTAGCCCCGGCTGTCGCCGATGTGGCCCAGCCGGAAGGTGCCGTCGTCGCACAGCACCAGCGCGGTCATGGTGGTGCCCATCCCCCTGGTCTCGGGCTTGATGGCCGAGTAGTTGACGATGGACATGTGCGCGTTGTGGAAGCTCTGGCGCATGGCCTCTTCCAGCACGTCGGTGCGCAGCCCGCCGTCCACCCCCTGCCGGAGCGCCGACCCCACCGACTCGGTGGCGATGGCGCTGGCGATCTCGCCCGCGGCATGGCCGCCCATCCCGTCGGCCACCAGGAACACCCCGCGCGGCGCGTCGATCAGGAACGAGTCCTCGTTGTGCGGCCGCACGCGCCCCACGTCGGTGGCGCCGGCCGCCTCCCAGCTCACCCTCACGGCCGGCCGGCCCGCGCGGCGGGCACGTCGGTGGGGGCGGGAAGCTGGCGGGGCACCGGCGCCGGCTGGTTCATCTGCACGATGGCGTACGCCAGCAGCGCCAGCAGGATCACGACGAGCAGCGCCAGCCAGAGCGGGAAGCGGAAGCCGCGCCGCTCCTCCTTCAGCGTGACCTCCTTCGCGGGCGGCACGTACGCCGCGCGCGCCGCCGCCAGGTCCGCCGACTCGACCTCGCGGAACTGCAGCTTCACCCCGCCGAAGCGCACGGCCGCGCCGTACGGCAGCGGCGTGGGCACGTTGGGGGCGAGCTTCACCCCCTCGATGGCGGTGCCGTTGGTGGAGTCCAGGTCGGTGATGCGCCACGCGCCCAGGTCGAACTCCAGCCGGGCGTGCTGCACGCTCACCGAGTCGTCGTCGATCACCACGTCGGCGCCGGCGCCGCGGCCCACGGTCACAACGGGCGCGGGCACGGGGATCTGCTCGCCGTAGCGCGGCCCCGCGGCAACGCCGAAGGTGGCGAGCGGGCCGGCCTGCGGGAGGTTGGTGGCCATGGTCGTGCGTGGCTCCTGGCGGTGGAAACGGTCTTTCGCTGCAACGCTTTGCGGGGAGGCCGGAACGTATCGCGGGGGCGGCGGGAGGGCAAGAACTGAAGTGCGGAAGTGCGGAAGTGCGGAGGTGCGGAGAAATCGTGAGCCGCGCCGCATCGGTGCGGAGACGAGTGTGGTGCGCGCCGCGGAGCCCTCCCCCCGCGGCTGGGGCCGCGTACCCCCTCCCGATAACGGGAGGGGGTAGCTTCGATGGCGGCGCTCGGACGGTTGCGCATTCGTCGGATGAGTGCGTGAGGCGAGTCCCGGACCTGGCATCGCGGCGGCGCTCAGAGGGTGGGCGTGGAGGTCGCCGCGCGGGCAGGATGACGTGGTTCGGCGCGGATGCGGCCCAGCTAATGGACGGCCTCGGCCGGCCGGAGAGGGCGCGTGGGCGCGGGCGCGCTCCGAAAGCCGCCCCGCGATGAGTTCTCCCGAGGACGTACCAAGCCAACGCACTTCCGCACTTCCGCACTTCCGCACTCACGCACTCACGCACTCATGCACTCATGCACTCATGCACTCACGCCTCGTCCCAATTACTTGACGCTCCCCACCCGCCTGGGTATCCTTCGGCGCCCATTCATCCCGCCTCCTTTCCTCATGCGCGGCCACACCCCGTGATCCGGCGCCTCTTCCTTATTCTCGTCCCGCTCGCGCTGCTCGGGCTTCCGGCACCGGCCCCCGCACAGGGGCGCGGCAAGCCGATCGTGCTGAGCACCGGGTGGAAGGTGTCCCGCGGCGACCAGCCGCAGTGGGCCCGCCCCGGCTTCGACGACCGCGCCTGGACGACGGCCGCCGTGCCCGGCGAGTGGGAGAACGTCTTCCCCGGCTACGACGGCTTCGGCTGGTACCGGCGGCAGGTGACGCTCCCCGCCGACCTGCACGGCGAGCCCGTGGGCGTGCTCTTCGCCACCGTGGGCGACGCGTTCGAGGTGTACTGGGACGGCGTGAAGATCGGCGCGCGCGGGGAGTTTCCCCCGCACTTCACCGAGTCGGTGAACCCGTCGCTCTTCCTGGTGCCCGACAGCCTGCTGCGCACCTCGGGCTCGCGGCACCTGCTGGCCGTGCGCATCTACAACGACTACGCGTACGGCGGGCTGATGGGCTCGGTGCGCATGGGCCGCTTCGACGTGCTGGCCGACAAGCGCTCGCCGCGCGACATGGTCATCGGCACGCTGGTGGCCTTCTTCCTGGCCATCGGCATCTACCACCTGGCCTTCTGGGTGCGCCGCCGCGCCGCCCGCGAGAACCTGTGGTTCGCCACCGTCTCGCTCGCCATCTCCATCTACGGTGCCACCTTCAGCGGCACCATCAGCGAGATGGTGCTCCCCTTCACCAACCCGTATCGGCTCGGGCTGGTGGCGCTGCTGGCGGGCGGGCCCTTCTTCGTGGCCCTGGTCTACTCGCTCTTCGACCTGCGCGTGCGGCGCCGCGAGCAGCTGGTGTGTGCCGCGTTCGTGGCGCTCGCCGCGGTGTCGGCGGTGATGCCGCTGGGGCCGCTGGCGCAGCTGAACCGCTGGATCGACGTGGCCCTGGCGGTGGGGATGCTGGCCATCGTGCTGCGCGCCTTCCGCGCGGCCTCGCGCCACCGGCCGCACGCGCGGCTGCTGGTGTTCGGCACCGCCGCCTTCGCCGCGACGTTCGTGTACGACCTGGCCAGCGAGTACGACTTCGTCCCGGTGGCGCACGTGCTGCCGAGCGTGCCGTCGCTCTTCTGGATCGGCTTCCTGGTGTTCGTGATGGCGGTGGGGATCGCCACGGCGGGGAAGTGGGCGCTCACCGAGGTCACCGCGCTGGTGGACCCGCTCACCGAGCTGGCGCGCCGCCACGTGCTGGAGGATGCGATGCGCCGCGAGACGGAGCGCATCCGCCGGTCGGGGGGGACGATGGCGCTGGTGCTGATCGATCTGGACTTCTTCAAGCAGGTGAACGACGCCTACGGCCACCGCACGGGGGACGACGTGCTGGCGCGCGTGGGCCGGCTGCTGCGCTCCACGGCGCGCAACATCGACCTTCCCGCGCGCTTCGGCGGCGAGGAGTTCGCGGTGCTGCTGTACGACAGCGACTTCGACGGCGCGCTGGCGTTCGCGGAGCGCTTCCGGGCCAACCTGCGGGAGATGAGCGTTGCCGCGAGCGGCGGGCGCACGGTGCGGGTGACGGCCAGTCTGGGCGTGGCCGTCGGCAGCGAGCTGGTGGACCCCGCCGCGCTGGTCGAGGCCGCCGACCAGGCCCTCTACCGCGCCAAGAACCAGGGCCGCGACCGCCTCATCGGCATCCAGCTCCAGGCCGGCACCATCCCCGAGCCCGCGCGCAGCGGCGAGGGGTAAGGGTCGGCTTGAGAGAAACTTGAAGCCCCGCGCGCGGATGCGTGCGGGGCTTCGGCGTTCCAGAACATCGATCGAAAGGTCAGCGCTTTCCCGGAAAATCTCGGGGATGCTCAGCCGCGTGCTCGCGCGCCCAGCGCTCCAGCTTCTCGATCTGGCTCTGGGACAGCCGGGGCGGAGGCGGCGTCTCCGGCCGCCGCGGGCCGACCAGCGACGGATGTAAGGCATTCAGGTTCGCCATCTCGTTCCTCGTCATTTCGGAGTAACGGGTGAATACCCGGTTGAGCAAGCTCACCTACCCGTTCCTGATTACCTCGATCACGCGTTCCACCACCCGGCTGCGCGCTTCCGCGCGAAGGACGCCTGCGGTTTTCACCACGAGCGAATCGTGCGCGGTAAAGAGCTTGCCCGGTCGAGCGTAACTGGTTCTCTGCAGCGATCCAGACTCGAAATCACCCTGTGCCAGCTCGATAGCGGAATTATCCGCATAGGCGTTGCTTGTGACCTGACACAGGATGAAGTCGTTCCGGCCGGCGCTGGCAAGGACGACTGCGGGGCGAAGTTTCGACTGGCTGAGATCTGAAAACGGAAAGGGGACGAGGACTACTTCTCCGGCTGAAGGTGTTCCCACGCGGCATCCTCCTCTTCGCGGTTCCAATCTTCGGCAAGGGCTGCCTCGCTCAGGAGCGCGGTAAGATTAGGGTCCTCTGCGGCCTCGTCCAGGATCGTGACGAGTGCGCGCCGCGGCTCCGGGAGGCTGACATCTTCCAGCAGTCGAACATGGCCGCCGGATTCGACAACTGCTTCAACGGTGCGCGGCATCATTTCCTCCCTCATCCGAGTTACCGTGCAAGAATACTTGCACATGAAAGATGCCATACCCAACGAGATTAGCCAAGTTCGGATGCCTTGCGCGCTTCCGGGGCATCCGGTATCCTCCGCGCCATGCCGAACCACGCCTGCACGATGCGGATGCGCTGTTGCTGGTGTCTCCTCCACGCGGAGGGGGCGGGCGGCGGCGTGCGCGCGAGGCGGCGAACCGGCATGATCCGGCGGGGGTAACAGCCCCGAGCCCCACGACGGCAATCCGGCCGCGGCTCCCTCAATCTGACGGAGCGGCGGCTTTTTTCTTTCGGCAGACCCGAGGAGATCCGAATGCCCGCCACGCAGGAGCGCCCGATCGCGCTCTTCCACGAGCACCCCGACTGGTTCCGCCCGCTCTTCACCGAGCTGGAGCGGCGCGGCACGCCCTTCGTCCGCATCCCAGCGGCCGAGCACCGCTACGATCCCGAGGCGGCGCCGCCGTACTCGCTGGTGTTCAACCGCATGAGCCCGTCGGCGTACCTGCGCGGGGCGGGGAACGCCATCTTCTACACCCAGAGCTGGCTGGACCACCTGGAGCGCAACGGCGTGCGCGTGGTGAACGGCCGCGGCGCGTACGCGGTGGAAACCAGCAAGGCGGTGCAGATCAACCTCCTCCGCCGTCTGGGGCTGCCGCATCCCAGGACGCGCGTCATCAACCACCCGTCGCAGGCGTTCGCCGCGGCCGAGGGGCTGCGCTACCCCATCGCCGTGAAGCCGAACATCGGCGGGAGCGGGGCGGGGGTGCGGCGCTTCGACTCGCCGGAGACTCTGCGGCAGGCGTCGGAGGACGGTTCGCTGGACCTGGGGATCGATTCCGTCGGCCTGGTGCAGGAGTTCGTGCCCGCCGAGGAGGGGCGCATCACCCGCGTGGAGGTGCTGGGGGGCAAGTTCCTGTACGGCATCCGCATCTACACCCCCGGCGACACCTTCGACCTGTGCCCCGCCGACGTCTGCCAGCGGGTGGACGGCGCCGAGCTGAACCGCATCGCCTGCGCGGTCGACGCGCCGAAGAACCGGCTGCGGGTGGAGGGCTACACCCCGCCCGCCGAGATCATCGGGCAGGTGGAGCGGATCATGGCCGAGGCGGGCATCGAGGTGGGCGGGGTAGAGTACTTCGTGGACTCGCGCGACGGGAAGCACTACTTCTACGACGTGAACGCGCTGTCGAACTTCGTGGCCGACGCGCCGCAGGTGGTGGGCTTCGACCCGTTCCAGCGGCTGGCCGACTACCTGGAAGCGGAGGCCCGCTGATGCGCTTCGGCTACTGGATGCCCGTGTTCGGCGGGTGGCTGCGCAACGTGGACGACGAGGGGATGGAGGCCAGCTGGGAGTACGTGAGCCGCCTGGCCCGCCGCGGCGAGGAGATCGGGTTCGACCTGACGCTGATCGCCGAGCTCTTCCTGAACGACATCAAGGGCGCCGACGCGCCCACGCTGGAGGCGTGGTCCACCGCGGCGGCGCTGGCGGCGGTCACGAAGACGCAGGAGATCATGGTGGCGGTGCGGCCGACGTTCCACCCGCCGGTGATCTTCGCCAAGCAGGCGGCCAACATCGACCGCATCAGTGGCGGGCGGCTGTCGCTGAACGTGGTCAGCAGCTGGTGGGCGACCGAGGCGCGGAAGTACGGCGTGCAGTTCGACGTGCACGACGACCGCTACGCCCGCACCCGCGAGTGGCTGGAGGTGGTGAACGGCGTGTGGTGCAGTCCGTCGTTCACGCACGAGGGGCGATACTACAAGGTGGATGAGGCCGTGCTGGAGCCCAAGCCCGCCTCGCGCCCGCGGCCGACGATCTACGCCGGCGGCGAATCTCCCGCGGCCAAGGAGATGATCTCGTCGATGTGCGACGGGTTCCTGACGCACGGCGACCCGCCGGAGAACATCGCGCCGAAGGTGGCCGACATGCGCGCCCGCCGCGAGGCGCTGGGGCTGCCGCCGATGGTGTTCGGCGCCGCGGGCTACGCCATCGTCCGTCCCACGGAAGCCGAGGCGAAGCGCGAGCGGGAGCGCATCACCGACGTGTCGAGCGGGAACGCGTACCACAGCTACCAGGACTGGCTGAACAACACGCAGCTGGAGCAACGGGTGAGCCTGGAGGACTACTCGGTTTCCAATCGCGGGCTGCGCACCGGCCTGGTCGGCACGCCGGAGCAGGTGGCCGAGCGGCTGATCGCGCTCGAAGAGGCGGGGCTGGACCTGGTCCTCCTCCAGTTCTCGCCGCAGCTGGAGGAGATGGAGCGCTTCGCCGAGGAGGTCATCCCCCTCGTGAACGGAAGCCACACCGAGGCCGTCGCGGCCTGAGGAAGGGAAGATCTCGTCGCGAATCCGGAACTCCAATTCGTGCATCCTCGCCGCATCAACCCGACGTCATCCTGAGGCCGTCCACACCGTAACCAGCGGCTACACAAGAGGTTGCAGGCCGAAGGGTCTATCGTGAGCGAAGGAATCGCACCGAAGCCCGGCGCGTTCCCCCCAACTCACGTGCGATACGGGCGATAGATCCTTCGGCCCGCGGGCGCTTGTGCGGGGTCGGGCGACGGCGTGGCTGGCCTCAGGATGACGTCTTCCTTGTGCGTCTTCCTTGTGCGTTCTTTCGATCTACACTCCGCAGCCGGCGGTGGCGAGCATTCGGGGGGTGGTGCCGCGGATGCGGTAGACGGTGCTCCAGTCGCCCTCGTAGTACTGCCCGTGCACCAGGATCTCGTACTGGCCGTCGCCGTCCAGGTCGTAGATGCCGCCCAGCGTGAAGGTGTTCAGGATCTCCTCCTCGCTCGTGCGGGGAT
This DNA window, taken from Longimicrobium sp., encodes the following:
- a CDS encoding LLM class flavin-dependent oxidoreductase yields the protein MRFGYWMPVFGGWLRNVDDEGMEASWEYVSRLARRGEEIGFDLTLIAELFLNDIKGADAPTLEAWSTAAALAAVTKTQEIMVAVRPTFHPPVIFAKQAANIDRISGGRLSLNVVSSWWATEARKYGVQFDVHDDRYARTREWLEVVNGVWCSPSFTHEGRYYKVDEAVLEPKPASRPRPTIYAGGESPAAKEMISSMCDGFLTHGDPPENIAPKVADMRARREALGLPPMVFGAAGYAIVRPTEAEAKRERERITDVSSGNAYHSYQDWLNNTQLEQRVSLEDYSVSNRGLRTGLVGTPEQVAERLIALEEAGLDLVLLQFSPQLEEMERFAEEVIPLVNGSHTEAVAA
- a CDS encoding type II toxin-antitoxin system PemK/MazF family toxin codes for the protein MGTPSAGEVVLVPFPFSDLSQSKLRPAVVLASAGRNDFILCQVTSNAYADNSAIELAQGDFESGSLQRTSYARPGKLFTAHDSLVVKTAGVLRAEARSRVVERVIEVIRNG
- a CDS encoding diguanylate cyclase, with amino-acid sequence MIRRLFLILVPLALLGLPAPAPAQGRGKPIVLSTGWKVSRGDQPQWARPGFDDRAWTTAAVPGEWENVFPGYDGFGWYRRQVTLPADLHGEPVGVLFATVGDAFEVYWDGVKIGARGEFPPHFTESVNPSLFLVPDSLLRTSGSRHLLAVRIYNDYAYGGLMGSVRMGRFDVLADKRSPRDMVIGTLVAFFLAIGIYHLAFWVRRRAARENLWFATVSLAISIYGATFSGTISEMVLPFTNPYRLGLVALLAGGPFFVALVYSLFDLRVRRREQLVCAAFVALAAVSAVMPLGPLAQLNRWIDVALAVGMLAIVLRAFRAASRHRPHARLLVFGTAAFAATFVYDLASEYDFVPVAHVLPSVPSLFWIGFLVFVMAVGIATAGKWALTEVTALVDPLTELARRHVLEDAMRRETERIRRSGGTMALVLIDLDFFKQVNDAYGHRTGDDVLARVGRLLRSTARNIDLPARFGGEEFAVLLYDSDFDGALAFAERFRANLREMSVAASGGRTVRVTASLGVAVGSELVDPAALVEAADQALYRAKNQGRDRLIGIQLQAGTIPEPARSGEG
- a CDS encoding PP2C family serine/threonine-protein phosphatase yields the protein MRVSWEAAGATDVGRVRPHNEDSFLIDAPRGVFLVADGMGGHAAGEIASAIATESVGSALRQGVDGGLRTDVLEEAMRQSFHNAHMSIVNYSAIKPETRGMGTTMTALVLCDDGTFRLGHIGDSRGYVLRHGELEQVTRDHTWVQREVEAGRITERGARRHHLSHVLTRALGADSLDQPDVYAGTLLPGDIVLLASDGLTGMLTDRMIRRVLDRPGELADMVAALIVGANERGGRDNITAVLVRILDVD
- a CDS encoding FHA domain-containing protein, whose translation is MATNLPQAGPLATFGVAAGPRYGEQIPVPAPVVTVGRGAGADVVIDDDSVSVQHARLEFDLGAWRITDLDSTNGTAIEGVKLAPNVPTPLPYGAAVRFGGVKLQFREVESADLAAARAAYVPPAKEVTLKEERRGFRFPLWLALLVVILLALLAYAIVQMNQPAPVPRQLPAPTDVPAARAGRP
- a CDS encoding ligase-associated DNA damage response DEXH box helicase, translating into MPRSAAAARRTAPPPADPLAPAAEWFAGRGWEPFAFQREVWEAYLAGESGLIHAATGTGKTYAAWMGPLLEWVRESAGGPDIRPAPPLRVLWITPLRALAADTEEALRLPLRELRIPWTLEPRTGDTPARVRARQRTRLPTALITTPESLSLLLSQPDAQSLFADLRAVIVDEWHELMGTKRGVQTELDLARLRHWRPDLRTWGLSATIGNLPEALETLLGAGPRTGASRIVRGFVPKTVVVDSLIPPEIERFPWAGHLGTQMLPQLLDVLDAAQSAIVFTNTRSQTEIWFQAILAARPEWAGEIALHHGSLDRKTRDFVEAGLRSGRLRCVVATSSLDLGVDFSPVDRVLQVGSPKGVARLLQRAGRSGHRPGVESRVTCVPTHSLELIEVAAARDGVEAAAVESRLPVERPLDLLAQHVVTIAIGGGFRRDELLAEVRTTRAYAGLLDDEWDWVMDFVTRGGDALQAYPEFQRVVEREGLYTVENRQVAKRHRMAIGTIVSDAAITVQYLRGARLGTVEESFIARLKPGDRFVFSGKPLEFVRVRDMKAWVRRAPAKGAYIPRWMGSRMPLSTELAAALRRRLEEAAHGRFRGPEMEAVRAILDVQARWSHIPDADELLIERVKTREGHHLFFFPFEGRLVHEGLAALLAYRISRLKPISFTMAANDYGIELLSPDPAPLEDALAAGLLRPENLFDDVPASLNATEMARRQFREIARVAGLVFQGFPGANKSTRQIQASSGLFFDVFTRYDPGNLLVSQAHREVLERQLESSRLGRTLERLAESRVVITDPARTPPLAFPLLVDRTREAVTSESIADRVRRMQVALERYADEGDTGGRGDIRKKPPAQRVRPGGSGPTTTKRPKKK